The following DNA comes from Hyphomicrobiales bacterium.
CCGCCCGGCGGCTTTCAGCGTGACCTCTTCACCGGCAAACGCCAAGACGGCTGCTTCCAACACGCCTTGAACTGTCGGCGGGCCATCCTGGCGTTGGAACCCCGCATAAGGGCCGCCATCATACTCAATGGTGAGCTTATAGCGCGGCATTCAAAGGTTCTTCTTTTGCTCTGGGCGTTCGCCCAACCGCGTGAGAAAGCCGGCATAGGGGCCGCCGTCATATTCAACGGTGAGCTTGTAACGGTGCATGAATTGTCCGCCCTAAGCGAGCTGATCGCCAGGTATCAATCCTGATCCATTGAGGAACGCGGTCATGTCCATGGGCTGCTTGCCGGCCCGCTGCACCTCAACCAGCTTCACCGCGCCCTGTCCGCACGCAATCTTGTGATCATCCAGCAAGGTACCGGGCGCGCCGGAGCCTTCGGCAGGCTCGACGCGCAGCACCTTCAACCGCTCGCGTTTGCCATTGGCTTCAAACTGCGTCCAGGCGCCTGGAAAGGGCGAAAGCCCATGAATATGCCGCAGCACATGGAAGGCCGAACGCGACCAATCGATCTTCGCCTCGGCCTTGTCGATCTTGGCGGCGTAGGTGGCACCGTCCTCATCCTGCTCGGTGAGTTGCAACGATCCGCGCGACAGCGCCGCCATGGCCCGGCCCATTAGATCGGCGCCAAGTCGCGCCAGCCGGTCGTGCACGTCCTGCGCCGTCATGGTGTCGGTGATGGTGAGCCGTTCGGCCATTGCGACCGGGCCGGTGTCGAGGCCCTTGGCCATCTTCATCACCATCACGCCGGTTTCTTCGTCGCCCTCCATGATCGCCCGGTTAATCGGCGCCGCGCCACGCCATCGTGGCAGCAGCGAGGCGTGCAGATTGTAGCAGCCATGGTCCGGTGCTTCCAAAACAGCCTTCGGCAGGATCATGCCGTAGGCAACCACCACCGCGGCGTCGGCACCAAGTTCGGCGAAGCGCGCCTTCTCCTCCTCGCTTTTCAGACTGCCCGGATGAAAAACCGGGATGCCCAAGGAATCGGCCTGCTCATGCACCGGCGAACGGCGCAGCTCCATCCCCCGACCGGCCGGTGCTGGCGCGCGGGTGTAGCAGGCGATGATCTCATGGCCCTGGCCAACCAGTTCCAGCAAGGTTGGAACGGCAAAATCGGGCGTTCCCATAAAGACAAGTCTCAACATGGGCGGTGGTGTAGCTCATGGTGCGGGCTGGGCCAATCCTTGCAAGCAAACCCATTCCGTGCGATCTGCCGACCCAACAGTTTTTCCTGCATTGCGGACCTGCCAAACCCATGAAGTTCACTCTTTCCTGGCTCAAGGATCACCTTGAGACCGACGCTGATCTTGCCACGATTGTCGACACGCTCACCCGCATCGGCCTTGAGGTCGAAGAGGTGGATGACCGCACGCTTTACGCGCCGTTTGTGATCGCCAAGGTGGTGAGCGCCAAGCAGCACCCCGATGCGGATCGGCTGCGCGTGCTGGAGGTGGACACTGGGTCCGGCGACCCGGTGCAGGTGGTTTGCGGTGCGCCGAACGCGCGCGAGGGACTGACTGGTGTGTTCGCCCCTCCTGGCGCCTATGTCCCCGGCATCGATCTGACACTTCAGGTCGGCAAAATTCGCGGTGTGGAATCGCGCGGCATGATGCTGTCGGAGCGTGAGCTTGAGCTTTCCGATGAGCATGATGGCATTATCGATCTGAGCGCCGATGTCGCTGTCGGAACGCCCTATGCAACGTTTGCTGAGCTCGACGATCCGGTGATCGAAATCGGCCTGACGCCAAATCGCCCCGATTGCACCGGCGTTTATGGGATCGCCCGCGACCTGGCCGCCGCCGGTGTCGGCAAGCTGAAGGATGGCATGGTGCCCGTCATCGCCGGCGACGGTCCTTGCCCGGTGTCTGTGACACTGGATTTCAAGGGCGAGAGCCTCTGCCCCACCTTCGCTTTGCGTCTGGTGCGCGGGATCAAGAACGGCCCCTCGCCGCTTTGGATGCAGAAGCGTCTGAAAGCCATTGGCCTGCGTCCCATCAACACACTGGTGGACATCACCAATTACATCACCTTCGATCGCGGCCGCCCGCTGCACGTTTTCGATGCCGCGAAGGTGAAGGGTAACCTCACCGTGCGCGAAGCCAAGGATGGCGAAAGCTTCCTGGCGCTCGACGGCAAGGACTACACGCTCGATAGCAGCATGTGCGTGATCGCTGACGAGAATGGCGTGGAGTCGCTGTCCGGGATCATGGGCGGCGAGGATTCGGGTTGCGATGAAAACACCACCGACGTCCTTATCGAGTCGGCGCTTTGGGTGCCCGACAACATCGCCTCGACGGGTCGCAAGCTCGGAATCCTCACCGATGCGCGGTATCGCTTTGAGCGCGGCGTCGATCCAGCCTTCAACGAGCAGGGCTTGGATCTGGCCACGCAAATGGTTGTCGATCTGTGTGGTGGCACACCGACCGAAAAGACCGTCGCCGGCGCGATCCCCGAGGTCGACAAGATCATCGATTTTCCCGTTGCTGAGGTGAAACGCCTCTCCGGTCTGGATGTGCCAAGCCACGAGGTGAAGGCCATCATGAAGCTACTTGGCTTCTGGGCCGCCGGCACCGGCGATGAGCTGAAAGTGGCCGTGCCGAGCTGGCGCCCTGACATCGAAGGCAAGGCCGATCTGGTGGAAGAAGTCATGCGCATCGAAGGCGTTGATCGTGTGCCGGTGACACCCTCGATCGGTCGCCAGACGGTGATCCAGCCTGTGCTCACCGACATTCAGAAAAAGACCCGCCGCGCGAAGCGTCTGCTGGCCGCGCGTGGGCTGATGGAGGCGGTGACCTGGTCGTTCGTGCGCCAGGACGATGCGGAGCATTTCGGCGGCGGCCAGCCCGCTGTTCAGCTGGCCAATCCGATCTCCACCGACATGAGCACCATGCGTCCGAGCCTCTTGCCCGGCCTATTGCGCAATGTTCAGGCCAATGTCGACCGTGGCACGCGCGATGTCGCGCTGTTCGAGGTCGGCCAGGTTTTTGCCGGCGACGCGCCGGAAGACCAGACCATCGCAGCCTGCGGCGTGCGGCGCGGCACGGCGGTGATGGCCGGTCAGGGTCGGCATTGGGTGGGCGATTTTCCCGCTGTCTCGGCGTTCAACGCCAAAGCCGACGCCTTGTCGCTACTCGACGATTTGGGTTTGGATGCATCCACGCTGCAGATCGATGCCGGCGCCCCGGATTGGTACCATCCAGGCCAATCGGGCACGATCCGGCGCGGCAAGCAAGTGTTCGGCCATTTCGGCACCTTGCATCCACGTCTCTTGAAAGCGATGGACATCGAAGGCCCCGCGGTCGGATTTGAGATCACGCTGGATGCGATCCCAGCGCCAAAGCGCAAGACAACCCGCACCAAGCCGCCGCTGACATTGCATGATCTCATGCCCGTGCGACGTGATTTCGCCTTCGTGGTGGATGTCGAGACCACAGCCGACAAGGTGCTGCGCGCGGCCAAGGGTGCCGACAAAGGCCTGATCAGCGACGTTTCGCTGTTTGATGTTTATGCCGGCGATCGGATCGAGGCTGGCAAGAAGTCGCTGGCCATTGAGGTCACGCTGCAGCCGCGCGAGCGCACCATGACCGACGAAGAAATTGATGCGGTCTCAGCCAAGATCGTCGGCGCCGTTGAGAAGGCCGCGGGTGCGGTCTTGCGGGCCTGATCGAACAGTTTTTTGCGGCATGCGTGGCGATGGTCTTGCATGCCGCAAACAGCCGCGCTAACCACGCGCATTCTGGGCGTAGCGCGCCCGGGCAAAGGTTTTTGCTCCCCTAGTTGGAAGCAAACGGACAGATGGCCGAGTGGTCGAAGGCGCACGCCTGGAAAGTGTGTAGGCGGGTAACCGTCTCGAGGGTTCGAATCCCTCTCTGTCCGCCATTTTTTGTTAGCTCGTCAAATAGCTTTTTTGCTTTTTCGAGCTACCTGCCTTTGCATATGGGACTCCGCGTTCTCACCCGAACCTAGCTCGAGATCCTCAAATAGAAGGCGTAGAGCTGCGGTAGAACGGAAGCTGGGTCTTCCAGACCAAGCTCACGCGCGGCGCGGTAGGGCCAGTTGGGGTCGCGCAGGAATTCGCGCGCCATGGCGACAAGGTCGGCCCGCCCTTCGGCCACGATCGCATTGGCGTGCGTCGGCTCCGTGATCGCCCCGACAGCCATGGTCGGCAGCCCGGTCTCGTGCCGGATCCGGTCAGCATAGGGCACCTGGAAGCCAGGTTTAGGCTTTTGCGCCGCTAGCCGCTGGCCGCTGGGAAGGCCGCCGCCCGAACAGTCCATCAGATCGACGCCCACCGTTTTCAGTTCCGCCGCCAACACGACCGTGTCATCCAGCGTGAGCGCGCCGCCTTCGCCATCAACACAAGACGCGCGGTAGAGAACAGGTGTTCCGTCCGGCACCGCGGCGCGCACAGCGCGTGCCACCTCGATGGGCAGCCGCATGCGGCCCGCAAGGTCGCCGCCATAAGCATCGTTTCTGCGGTTGGACCAGGGTGACATGAAGCTGTGCAAAAGGTAGCCGTGCGCACCGTGGATCTCGATACCGTCGAACCCGGCCGCAAGGGCGCGCCGCGCTGCTGCGGCAAACGCCTCAACAAGGGCTGGGATTTCATCAACCTCAAGCGCCCGAGGAACGTGCCAGCCTTCGCGCGCTGGGATAGCTGAGGGGGCGACGGTCTGCCAGGGTGTTTCGTCCGAGCCTTCATCCAGAGGACCGGCGCCATCCCAGGGGCGCTTGGTCGATGCTTTGGCACCAGCATGCCCAAGTTGAAGAAAGACCGGGATGCTCTGGCGGCGGTAGAGCGCGGTCACGCGCGCCCAAGCTGCCACCTGATCATCGCGATAGATACCTGTGCAGCCCGGGCTGATCCGTCCCTCGGGCGTGACGCCGGTCGACTCGGCGATTGCTCCGCCAAGACCAGAAGCCGCGTAGCGACCATGATGAGCAACGTGCCAGTCGTTCGGTGCGCCCTCATCGGCCTGATACTGGCACATCGGCGCCAGCACGATGCGGTTCGCGAAGGTCACACCGCGAAGGCTGAACGGGGTGAAAAGTGGCGGCAGGACGCTCATGCGAACACCCCACAGCAGTGGTGATGGCCAATCTCGGTCGCCAAGGCCAGCCTGTTTCGCCGGGGCATCACCGCACTGGGACTGGACGCCGGGCTCAGAATTGCGTCAAAATGACGCATATCACATCGCCACAGATCGACACCCGGGTCATCGCTCAAGGTGTTCGTATTTCGAACAAAAGTTGGTATAACGAACAAACTGCGTCCTTTCCTGAACTGGCCGTCAACTGATGCCTGCCCTCAGGGATCGCGAGAAACCCATAGACAAGACCTGCTTGGCGTGACTAAAATTTTTTTAACTTGGGTAAAATTTTTTCACAACAACCCAAGTTCGTGCCCCGGTGGTGACGCTGTGTCGACCTGTGGCAACAAGGAGGATAGTCATGAAACATTGGAGGTCGCGGCTCGCTGCCGCCGTCCTGATCGCCGCTTCGCCCACTATGGCGCTGGCGGAAGACGTGCTGACCATTGGTGTGCGGTCCGAAGCCGCCAGCATGGACCCGCACTGGACCCAACTCTCGGGCGACACCCAGGTTCAGGAACACATTTTTGAGCGACTGGTCGGCCTGTCCTCGACCTCGCAGCCAATCCCCGGTCTGGCGGTTTCCTGGGAGCCGATCGATGAGACCACCTGGGAGTTCAGGCTGCGCGAAGGTGTCAAATGGCACGACGGCGAGGACTTCACCGCCGAGGATGTGGTGTTCTCCTTTGATCGTCTGCGTGCTGGGGTGTCTGGCGCTCCGGCCTCTCCCGCCTTCCAGCTTGAGAAGGGCGGAAAACAGTGGGAAATGATCGACGATTACACGATCCGCTTCACGACTGACGGCCCCTATCCGACGATGGCCGAAGATCTGGCAATGCTGCCAATCATCGCCGAGCACGCCGCGTCCGGGGCTGAACCCTCGGTTGATTTCAATAGCGGCGAAGCTGCCATTGGCACCGGACCTTACATGTTTAGCGAATACTCGCCCGGCAGCCAGATCGTCGTGACCAGGTTCGACGACTATTGGGGCGGGGAACCACACTGGGATCGCGTCGTCTTCCGCCCGGTGGGGCAGGATTCGGCCCGTCTGGCAGCGCTGCTGAACGGCGATGTCGACATGATCAACTATCCGCCGACTGTCGATTTACCGCAACTGGAAGCCGACCCGGACTTCACTGTTTCGAGCATCGCGTCTGACCGGCTTATCTACATCTTGCCCGGCAACAAGCATGTTGAGCCCTTCATCACCGATGCCAATGGCGAGGTGATGGTGCCCAACCCGCTGCGCGATTGGCGGGTACGCCGCGCGCTCAGCCTTGCGATCAACCGCGAAGCGATCCGTGATCGGATCATGGGCGGTGCCTCGCTGCCGACCAGGAACATCGTGCCACCGGGCTTCTTCGGCTATGTCGACGAACTGGAAGCAGACCCCTACGACCCTGAACAGGCGCAGGCCCTGCTGGCGGAAGCTGGCTATGGCGACGGTTTCAACGTCACGCTGCACGGCCCCAACGATCGCTACATCAACGATGCGCGCATCCTGGAAGCTGTGGCGCAGATGTGGTCGCGGGTGGGGATCACCACCGAAGTCGATGCGATGCCGCGGAACGTCTTCTTTTCCCGCCTGATCCGCGGCGATGAGCTGTCAATGCCGGGCTTCGACGTGCCTGAATTCTCGCTGGCTTTGACCGGTTGGGGCACCGTGGCGGGCGAGGCTACCTACACGGTCAGCGGCACGCTGGAGACCTACAACGCCGCAACCGGCGGAGGAAATGGCAATTTCGGACGCTACTCGAACGCCGAGGTCGATGCGCGGTCGGTGTTGGCCAAGCGTACCATCGACAATGACGAACGTCGTGCAATCCTGGAAGAGGCGATCACTGTGGGCATGGACGACTACGCCTACATTCCGATCCACTTCCAGGTGAACCAGTGGGCGATGCGATCGGACTTGGTGCATGATCCACGGACCAACGAGCGCACCCGCGCCATGGATGTGAGACGGGCCGAGTAGGGCCTGACATCTCGACAAAAACCCCCGTCCGGCTAGTGCCGGGCGGGGCACACCACGTGCACGCGCAAACACAACAAACGATGCAGACCCAAAGGCTTGTGACGTCGTTTGGTTCTGCAGATGGCATTTGTCTCAGATTCTTAGCCTGTTCCAAGACAAACGGATCCTCGCGACATGACTGACTTCATCGTCCGGCGCCTTTTGCAAGCTCTGCTGGTTCTGGCCGTGATGACGGTGTTGGTGTTCTTCGGCGTGAACGTGATCGGCAACCCGGTCTACATCTTTGCCTCATCGGAATGTGATCAGGCCTGTCTGGATGCGATCATCGAGGATCTCGGCCTCGATCTTCCGATTTGGGAACAATACCTGGTGTTCATCGGCAACTTGCTGGAGGGCGATCTGGGCAACTCCTTCACCTTTGGCGTACCGGCCATGTCACTGATCCTGGAGCGTTTGCCAGCCACTCTGGAGCTCGCCTTCTGCGCGCTTGTGATCGCCCTTCTTATCGGATTGCCGCTTGGCGTGATTGCGGGTTTGCGACCAAACGCCCTGTCATCGAAGATCATCATGGGGTTTTCGATGCTGGCCTTTTCGGTGCCAGTCTTTTGGATCGGGCTCATTATGATCATCGTCTTTTCCGTGACGCTGGGCTGGATGCCGGCGGTTGGGCGCGGCGACACGGTCAATGTATTGGGCGTTGATCTCAGCCTTTTCACGATTGACGGACTGCACCATCTGGTGATGCCGGCCGTTACCTTGTCGCTGATCATGATGGCCATGGTCATACGCCTGACACGCGCTGGCATGCGCGAGGTTCTGTTTGCCGACTACATCAAGTTCGCCCGCGCCAACGGAATTCGCGAAAGCCGCATCCTCAATTTGCACGTGATGCGCAACATCCTGATCCCCATCGTGACCGTCTTGGGAATGGAGTTTGGCGGCGTAATCGCCTTTGCGGTGGTCGTTGAATCGATCTTCTCCTGGCCGGGTGTGGGCAAGATGCTGATTGACGCGATCGCCGTGCTCGATCGGCCGCTGATCGTGGCCTACCTCCTCTTCGTCGTGGTCATGTTCGTGATGCTGAATCTGATCATCGACATTCTCTATTCCTTGCTGGACCCGCGCGTTCGGTTGGGAGGGAATGCGACATGAGCGGGGCGGCACTAACGGGTCCGACCCCGGGCATTTGGCGAGTCTTCTTGCGCTCGCCGACGGCCGTAGCGGCGCTGATCGTCTTTTCTGGGTTCTGCGCAATCGCGCTTCTTGCGCCTTGGATCACCTGGCAGAACCCCTATGACCTGGCGCAGGTCGACATCATGGATTCGCTCCTGCCTCCGGGGTCGGAAAGCTGGACCGGCGCGCCCTACTACCTTGGGACCGACGGGCAGGGCCGCGACATGCTCTCGGCAATGATTTACGGCATCCGCATCTCTTTGCTGGTGGGTGTCACGTCCGGCCTCATCGCGCTGTTTATCGGAACGATTGTCGGACTGGTGGCAGCCTATCGCGGCGGTTGGGTCGATACCGTGCTGATGCGGATCGTTGATCTGCAACTGAGCTTTCCAACCATACTCGTGGCTTTGATCCTGGTGGTGATCCTGGGGCGCGGCGTCGACAAGATCATCATCGCGCTGGTGGTGGTGCAATGGGCCTATTTCGCTCGCACTGTGCGCGGCGTGGCGTTGGTGGAAAGCGCGCGTGAATATGTCGATGCCGCCCGAGGACTGAAACTTGGGCACCTGCGCATCCTTTTCCTGCACATCCTGCCCAATTGCCTGCCGACGATGCTGGTGGTTGCGACGATGCAGATGGCTGCGGCGATCTCGCTGGAGGCGACGCTGAGCTTTCTCGGTCTCGGCCTGCCGCCGACGCGGCCATCACTGGGACTGCTGATCGCCAATGGTTTCGACTACCTGCAATCAGGGCGCTACTGGATCAGCGTGCTGCCCGGTCTTGTGCTTCTGTCCATCATTGTCAGCGCCAATGTCCTGGGTGACAGGCTGCGCGATACGCTGAACCCGCATCTGTCATGACCGCGTCCCCCGTGCCCTCCCCCTCGGTTCTCGATATTGAGAACCTGAACACTTCCTTCATGCTCCCGACCGGTGAGTTGAAGGTTTTGCGCGATCTGAGTTTTTCCGTTGCGCGTGGCGAAATCCTTGGCCTGGTCGGCGAGTCTGGATCAGGCAAGTCGATCACCGGCTTTTCAATCAACGGTTTGCTCAGCCCGCCGGGACGCGTCGTGTCGGGTTCGATCCGCCTGAATGGGACAGAGATCACCGGCTTGCCGCAGGCCGAAATGCGCAAGCTGCGCGGGGCGAAGATCGCCATGGTGTTCCAGGATCCCATGATGACGCTGAACCCAGTGTTGAAGATCCGCGTGCAGATGAGCGACGCGCTTCGTGCCCATGCGCGGCTGGGGCGCGGCGAGATTCGCGCCAGAAGCCTTGCGGCATTGGAAGAGGTCGGCATCCCCTCCCCTGAAGAGCGGCTCGATGCCTATCCGCATCAGCTCTCCGGCGGCATGCGTCAGCGTGTGGCTATCGCAATCGCGATGCTCCACGAACCTGACCTGATCATCATGGATGAGCCGACCACGGCGCTCGACGTCACCATTCAGGGGCAAATCCTGGCGTTGGTGCAGCGCCTCTGCCGGGATCGAGGCACGGCACTGATCTGGATCACCCACGACTTGGCCGTGGTGGCGGGGATCGCCGACCGCCTCATGGTGATGTACGCCGGGCGCATCGTCGAAGAAGGCCCCGTCGATGCTGTCCTGGATACGCCAGCGCATCCCTATACGCGTGGGCTCATCGACAGCGTGCCGACAAGGGGCATGCGCGGCAAGCGTCTGGCACAAATCCCCGGGCGCATGCCAGCGCTTACTGACTTACCGGAAGGTTGCGCCTTTCAACCCCGCTGCCCGCGCGCGTCTGACGCCTGCATTACACCGCCTGCCATTCAGGCCTTGTCGCCAGATCGCAACGTGCGCTGCGTCCACCCCTTATCCGAAGCGTCCACGGCGAGGGCTTCGGCATGAGCGCTCCCATCTTGAAAGTCAGCAATGTCTCTCGGCGCTTCGGTGGGAAAGGCGACATCGTGGCGCGGCTGCTGGCGCGCCTTGGTTTGATCCGGCCGAAGCCGGTCGTAACAGCCGTCGATGATGTGTCCTTCACGCTTGAACGCGGTCGCGTGCTTGGCGTGGTTGGTGAATCCGGTTGCGGAAAATCGACGCTCGGGCGCATGATCGCTGGCCTGTTGCCGCCGTCCGAAGGCGAGATCACACTGGATCTTGGGGATGGCGAGCATCGCGCAATGCCGATGCAGATGATCTTTCAAGATCCGTTTTCGTCCCTCAATCCCCGTAAGCGCGTGCGCGAATTGGTCGGCGAGGCCCCGCGTGTGCATCGAATCGTCGCGCCGGGCGAGCTGCAAAGCTACGTCGAGCAGCTGATGGAGCGCTGCGGCATTGATCCGTCGGTCCGCGATCGTTATGCGCACCAGTTCTCCGGCGGTCAGCGCCAGCGCATCGGCATCGCGCGCGCCTTGGCGGTCGAGCCTGAAATCCTGGTCGCCGACGAAGCGGTCAGCGCGCTCGACGTGTCGGTTCAGGCGCAGATCATCAATCTGTTCCTGGACCTGCGCGACGAATTTGGGCTGACCTACGTTTTCATCTCACACGATCTGGGCGTGATCGAGCATATCGCCGATACGATCCTCGTGATGTATCTCGGCCGCGTGGTGGAGCATGGGCCTGCCGAAGAGGTGTTTGCCCGGCCACTGCATCCCTATACGCGCGCTTTAATGGACGGCGTCCCACGCCTTGACCGGCGCCGGGTCACCTATGAGCCCATCAAGGGCGACATCCCCTCGCCCATCAAACCGCCGTCGGGTTGCCACTTCCATCCCCGCTGCCCCTTTGCTCAGCCGCAATGCCGGGAAGAGCGCCCCGAAACCCGTCAGGTGGAGGGCCGCCAGGTCGCGTGCCACTTGGCTGAAGACATCAATGACAAAAAGGAGCCATCTGCATGGCAAGCTACGCCGAGCGCCTGACCCGATTCCAAAACGGCCTGACCGATCAGGCCGATCTTGTGTTCTTCCCGATCGGAACCGATCTGGATTATCTGACAGGCCTCCACCGGGATATCCCCAACTACGGTCGCAATCTGCATCCTGGCATGTGGCTTGAAGGCGCCTGGATTGCTCCAGGCAAGGATCCTATCCTGACGCTGCCACGGATGACGGTTGAGTTCGGCGCACCCGACGGGCTCGATGCGCTGGACGTCCGTGTTCTGGGCGACTGGGATGATCCGGCGCAATTGGTGGCCGGAATACTCAGCGAGTTGGGCGTAGGCGAGACGCCACGCATCGCCGTCAGCGATGATGCCGAGGCCGAAACCCTGATCGAGCTGCAACACCTGCGCCCAGGCGTGCGCTTCCTGTCCGGAACCGACCTTCTCCGGCCGCAGCGGGTGATCAAGGATGCCGACGAGATCGAGAAGTTGCGGCGCGCCGGCGCCATCACCGAGGCGGCGTTTGCCGCCACAGTGAAGCAGATGAAGATCGGCATGACCGAATTGGACGTGCTGTCGGAAATCGATCACCAGATGAAGGCTCATGGCTCATTGGGTCCGTCCTTCACCACGTCGATGTATAACACCGGCCCCAACATCTCGCTGGAGTTCGGCAACAAACTCAAATCCTGGCCGCGCAAGCTGGAAGCGCCAACGAGCGTGCTGTTTGACTTCGGCGCTGTGCTCGATGGCATGTGCTACGACTTTGGCCGGACCGCCTGCATGGGCGAACCATCAGCAGAACAGATCAAGGTGCACAGGCTGATCATGGAGAGCCAGGCGGCCGGTATCGCAGCCCTCAAAGCCGGTGCGATCACCTGTGAGGAAGTGGACAAGGCGGCGCGCGATGTGTTGGAGGATGCAGGCTATGGCGAGGCGTTCCGCCACCGCCTCGGCCACGCGATCGGCTGGGATGTCCATGAACCGCCTTTCCTCACCAATGGCGACACAACGCTGGTCGAGGAAGGAATGATCTTCACCATTGAGCCGTCGATCTTCCGCGATGGCGGCATGAGTGCTCGCGTCGAGGATTGTGTCGTAGCACGTCCCGATGGCGGGGAGGCACTGACTCGCGGCTTTCAAGAGTTGATCGTGATCGCCTAATGACGCGGACCAGTGATCGGCGGTGAGAGCTTCTGGGCCAGGGGTGAGCTATGGCAACGCCTGGCCCGGCCGTACGATCCGTCCGCAATTGGAGTGACGATGCAAGACACAAGTTCCCTGCAGGACACGACGTCTGAGCCGTTCCGGATCGGTCCGCCTATGCGAGCTTCGCGTCAAAAGGCAGGCATGACATTGCAGGATGTCGCGCGTTTGGCCGGCGTTTCCATCGGCTATCTAAGCCTGATCGAACGAGACCAGGCCACGCCCACCCTAACGACCTTGGATCGCATCGCACAGGCTTTGGGGGTCGGGCTGGACAGGTTCGTGGTTCGCCCGGAACCGGTGGAATGCGTGACCCGCGCCGCTGAAAGGCAGCGGTTTCACGTCGGTTCCGATTTGCTCGGCTACGAACGGGTGAGCGCACAGTTCCCTGGGTCAGAACTGTCTTGCTATGTGTTGACGTTCGCACCGGGCTATCACGCCGAAGCGGTCGAGCACGCGGGCGAAGAGCATGTCTATGTTCTTTCAGGCGCTTTGGAGCTTCGACTGGATCGCAAGCTGCTGCACCTGACGGCGGGCGACAGCGTGCATTACCCGTCGACCCGGCCTCACGCCTGGGCCAACCCGCACCAGACAACCGCGCAGGTTCTTTGGACGGGCACCCACGACATTTTCGCAACGCGAAACGCCAAAAAAGCCGATCGATGAGCTGTCGATCGACGACAGGAGCCCCAACACCGTGATTACCTTCTTCTACAGCATGGCGCCGAACCCAATGAAGGTCGCGCTGTTTCTTGAAGAGGCTGGGCTCGACTACGAGGCCGTCCCCATCGACACCAAAAAAGCCGAACAGCACACCGATGCGTTCAAGGCCATGAACCCGAATGCGAAGCTGCCGGTAATCAAGGATGGCGAGACAACTGTCTTCGATAGCAAC
Coding sequences within:
- a CDS encoding methionyl-tRNA formyltransferase: MLRLVFMGTPDFAVPTLLELVGQGHEIIACYTRAPAPAGRGMELRRSPVHEQADSLGIPVFHPGSLKSEEEKARFAELGADAAVVVAYGMILPKAVLEAPDHGCYNLHASLLPRWRGAAPINRAIMEGDEETGVMVMKMAKGLDTGPVAMAERLTITDTMTAQDVHDRLARLGADLMGRAMAALSRGSLQLTEQDEDGATYAAKIDKAEAKIDWSRSAFHVLRHIHGLSPFPGAWTQFEANGKRERLKVLRVEPAEGSGAPGTLLDDHKIACGQGAVKLVEVQRAGKQPMDMTAFLNGSGLIPGDQLA
- a CDS encoding phenylalanine--tRNA ligase subunit beta codes for the protein MKFTLSWLKDHLETDADLATIVDTLTRIGLEVEEVDDRTLYAPFVIAKVVSAKQHPDADRLRVLEVDTGSGDPVQVVCGAPNAREGLTGVFAPPGAYVPGIDLTLQVGKIRGVESRGMMLSERELELSDEHDGIIDLSADVAVGTPYATFAELDDPVIEIGLTPNRPDCTGVYGIARDLAAAGVGKLKDGMVPVIAGDGPCPVSVTLDFKGESLCPTFALRLVRGIKNGPSPLWMQKRLKAIGLRPINTLVDITNYITFDRGRPLHVFDAAKVKGNLTVREAKDGESFLALDGKDYTLDSSMCVIADENGVESLSGIMGGEDSGCDENTTDVLIESALWVPDNIASTGRKLGILTDARYRFERGVDPAFNEQGLDLATQMVVDLCGGTPTEKTVAGAIPEVDKIIDFPVAEVKRLSGLDVPSHEVKAIMKLLGFWAAGTGDELKVAVPSWRPDIEGKADLVEEVMRIEGVDRVPVTPSIGRQTVIQPVLTDIQKKTRRAKRLLAARGLMEAVTWSFVRQDDAEHFGGGQPAVQLANPISTDMSTMRPSLLPGLLRNVQANVDRGTRDVALFEVGQVFAGDAPEDQTIAACGVRRGTAVMAGQGRHWVGDFPAVSAFNAKADALSLLDDLGLDASTLQIDAGAPDWYHPGQSGTIRRGKQVFGHFGTLHPRLLKAMDIEGPAVGFEITLDAIPAPKRKTTRTKPPLTLHDLMPVRRDFAFVVDVETTADKVLRAAKGADKGLISDVSLFDVYAGDRIEAGKKSLAIEVTLQPRERTMTDEEIDAVSAKIVGAVEKAAGAVLRA
- a CDS encoding ABC transporter substrate-binding protein; the protein is MKHWRSRLAAAVLIAASPTMALAEDVLTIGVRSEAASMDPHWTQLSGDTQVQEHIFERLVGLSSTSQPIPGLAVSWEPIDETTWEFRLREGVKWHDGEDFTAEDVVFSFDRLRAGVSGAPASPAFQLEKGGKQWEMIDDYTIRFTTDGPYPTMAEDLAMLPIIAEHAASGAEPSVDFNSGEAAIGTGPYMFSEYSPGSQIVVTRFDDYWGGEPHWDRVVFRPVGQDSARLAALLNGDVDMINYPPTVDLPQLEADPDFTVSSIASDRLIYILPGNKHVEPFITDANGEVMVPNPLRDWRVRRALSLAINREAIRDRIMGGASLPTRNIVPPGFFGYVDELEADPYDPEQAQALLAEAGYGDGFNVTLHGPNDRYINDARILEAVAQMWSRVGITTEVDAMPRNVFFSRLIRGDELSMPGFDVPEFSLALTGWGTVAGEATYTVSGTLETYNAATGGGNGNFGRYSNAEVDARSVLAKRTIDNDERRAILEEAITVGMDDYAYIPIHFQVNQWAMRSDLVHDPRTNERTRAMDVRRAE
- a CDS encoding NADH:flavin oxidoreductase/NADH oxidase, which produces MSVLPPLFTPFSLRGVTFANRIVLAPMCQYQADEGAPNDWHVAHHGRYAASGLGGAIAESTGVTPEGRISPGCTGIYRDDQVAAWARVTALYRRQSIPVFLQLGHAGAKASTKRPWDGAGPLDEGSDETPWQTVAPSAIPAREGWHVPRALEVDEIPALVEAFAAAARRALAAGFDGIEIHGAHGYLLHSFMSPWSNRRNDAYGGDLAGRMRLPIEVARAVRAAVPDGTPVLYRASCVDGEGGALTLDDTVVLAAELKTVGVDLMDCSGGGLPSGQRLAAQKPKPGFQVPYADRIRHETGLPTMAVGAITEPTHANAIVAEGRADLVAMAREFLRDPNWPYRAARELGLEDPASVLPQLYAFYLRISS
- a CDS encoding ABC transporter permease, encoding MTDFIVRRLLQALLVLAVMTVLVFFGVNVIGNPVYIFASSECDQACLDAIIEDLGLDLPIWEQYLVFIGNLLEGDLGNSFTFGVPAMSLILERLPATLELAFCALVIALLIGLPLGVIAGLRPNALSSKIIMGFSMLAFSVPVFWIGLIMIIVFSVTLGWMPAVGRGDTVNVLGVDLSLFTIDGLHHLVMPAVTLSLIMMAMVIRLTRAGMREVLFADYIKFARANGIRESRILNLHVMRNILIPIVTVLGMEFGGVIAFAVVVESIFSWPGVGKMLIDAIAVLDRPLIVAYLLFVVVMFVMLNLIIDILYSLLDPRVRLGGNAT